The DNA segment AAAAGGAAGGAAGATAGAAGGGACGATGACAAAGCTTGGAACGTGAAACGAGCTATGAAGTCGTTCTCTGAGCTTTGGTTGTTTCCGTGTCACTGCCTAGTGTTCACTCAGCGCTGCATTAGTCTGTCGGAAAACTACTGTCGCCCCACAGACGTATGCCGAATTGCGATAGTCGACTTGGAGTGGCATTTTTCCCGTGCTTTCACATTTCGAATGCATAATTCGGGTCAATTTGATTTGAACTATTAATTCAGAGCGACTCGGGCCGAGTTAACTTACGAAGCACGTGATCTTGGTTCGACTTGATCGAGCGAACCTGTATTCACACTCTCTTTCATAGCGCAGTACAAAAAAACAAAGCTCTGGCGAATACCTTTTCGTCAATTCGTGCATATTTTACATTTGGCATCACATTTGGAGTTCTCCTATGTCTTGATGCGCTAAATGCTGTCTGGGTTGGAGTGAGATTACTCCATAACGGCGCAGAATATACCTTCAATCTAGGAGTCGTGTATGGGACAAACTGAAATGGGATTTGAAAGCACTAACTTTGCTGTTTGAGCATGGGCAGCATGCTCCAAGTCGACTGGCAGAAGGCACACTAGGTTGCAGAATGAGCGCATAAGTTTTTGTCGAATTGAAAGCCCGTCGTCTCTGGCTCACATTTGCAAAGTAGCGGAGTGTACACGTCATACATCGCCAGAACCGTTTTCTGAATGCGTGGATGAAAGGTATCGCTTTTCGTGTCGCCTATTACCGACACAGATGAATGCGTGAGAAAGCTTTCTTTACCGAGACCATGCCGTGTTCCGAATGAGTGTTGGTGCCGGATTGCTTTGCAGACGCAAGGGCGTACAATTACGTCGACACTGCGTTAAAAGCGATAACGTGtatttattatgctccgaattaGGATGTACAGTGACAACCTGCAGTTTCCGCATTCACAGACCACCTCAGTTCTTTAACCGTTTCTTATTTGAAAagtgtgtagggggggggggggtacatacTGCTGTAAGGCTTTGTTTTCAGTTTGGGATTCGCGTAGTGATCGCACATGTATTATGCATTGATGTCGTTCTACAGCAAACGCTGCTCAGTACTTGTGCGATATTCTTTTTGAGAATGATATGATTCCTCGTTCGTTCAtgctttagggtacggccacgctagcggcaaaaacgtgCCGTTTTTGACGCGCGTGGaaaacgcgcgtttttgccgctagcgtggccgtacccttacaCTAGCCATAGTTTGTTTCGTTCATTCACTGGCATACATCACCTCTTCAATTACAGCAGATCTAGGAAAACATGATTTTCGGTGTGTCATTCAGGCCACCTTGTTCGTAGACGGCTTATAGGACCCCTTTGTAATATACAGGATTCGCCATTGAACCACAGGTGCGGCTATTACAACATTTCAGGCAAAACGCAATGTGGAGCAGGTCAGAAGACAATACTAACCTACAGTATTTGCTGCTTGAAACATCTCCGATAGTTGGATGGCTAAGTGATATACTGTTCGCAACAATCTACATTGCGAAACATCACACAAACCCTTTATTATTGTTTTTAGTGAGCAATTACAAAGGATCTGATATGAGTTCTAGCATTGTGTCAATACGACGGTCGCTAGAACCTAACATACCCAGTTAACTTATAGTCTAGAAAATTGTCATCTTTTGATATATTCAGACTTTGCGCATCAAGTAACGGATCGTGAGCACAATGAAATTTTCTTTTTGTGGAAAGCAGGAAACTGTCGCTTTACTTCACACCTGCTTTGAGGGCGTACTTGTGCGAGAATAAATTTGAATAGTGGTTATGAAATAGTCAGGCACATGCTGTGTTAGTTCCTTGATTTGAAATGCGTTCTCGTAAACCTAATGGGCGACGACACACTTGGGAAGTTGGTCGTGGAGCAAGGTACATCGAAGGGCATGGTCCGATCCCTGGCTTCTGTGCATGTCACGCTGGCTTTGACCATGTGTACTAAGCAAGGTGACGATCACGCAGCTACATGTTTCAGGTCTCAAAGTGTGTGATTGTTCAGATTCGTCTTGACCCCGACTGCTTCAACGTTCTTTTAAGAAGTTTAATGTGACCTCATGTATAGACTTGTCATGTGTGAAAGCTGATTTGCTTAGTGTGTTGTGTGTCGTACTCCCTTGTAATTTACCTTGACATTATGTTCATACCGGCAGGTACCAGTTATTGTCTTCTACTGTCGCCATTTAAAAGAACTTCCTAAGTTGTGTAGGAACACAAATTATGCTGCGTTAGAGAAAAACTGAGCtatcttgcttgttgcaacgggAAAGCGTGTAGAACAACACAGTTCTAAATACTATCCTTGCCTGTACATATGAACGCTGAGTATTTGACGAAAGTGTTGCCATGTATCGAAGTCTCGCGGATTCATTTGCGGCGGCattgtacatatatatattatTCAGTGCGTGAATGTGTATATGGAATATGTATGCACATATTACAACATAAAGTCGATTTAAAATATTATTCGTGTGGTGTTTATTCTCCTCTAACAAGACGCCATTTACAACCTTAACTCAAACCACTTCTTGCAGAACGGTGCTGGGGTTTAATGGGGCAGCGCAATAGTTGCGAAAAGGGCATTGATCATCATTGATCATCTCGCAGACGAGATGATTTTCCCGCATGTCAAGTCTTGTGGTGCCAGTAGCACTACGACAGTTGCCCTAGCGGATCACTCTGTTATTTCCAGCAGCTGACACTTTGACCTTTTGCAATGCCTTTGCATGCAGAGCCAGACTGGCCTCACCGCGTCGTTGGAACTGTCGGTGCCGTCTTATTCGTCGAGAAGAGGTGTCGCTGctgaatgttttattgcgatagcaattatatggacacttccaccggatttctgccgtcggcgtcgccgtcgccgtgaggttccgtatagataaaatcttcgccgcgcgccgtatgcccgagcggaagcacgctgtcacggagagcgaacgcactcagtcttccacgcgcaagcaaggaagcgggaagcgagcgccggagggagcgggggggggggcacttctactctgccaacaaccgcgctcgtccctcgctcgcaccgtctcttatctccacacggctctgacctttatgcgctgtgcattcgccgctcagtttccgttgaagcgatagaccgcacgtaccttctgcggcgtatatgcgcttgctgccagcgttttgacagtcgttgtctgcagtcattcagtgtgatctattcatgtttgtttgtgcgcgctcacaccacgcttgttcaatcagttagtaatagtcgggccacattttccaacgcacgctacacatgcaatgctgcccgggtcggcagtgcagcgctacaggtgtgtcccttcgcacgcgctgcccacgggaagcgcttctcatcaacaccaccgtttctcacgcgccttctcgtggtcatcgagtctctcttcatgtcggtctacttacgccgcagcacacctgcttacttaatcagctcatgtttactacaattcatattgctaccaaagccactcaccttacttcgtatgacattgctgtgttgctatcgcattcattgcttcgcccttagggcgaaactgtgacattttttttctggttttccTTTCAGTTTGCTGGCATACCCTTACGAAATACCATGTATCAATTCACCAATCAAACCACTCTGATGAACTCTTGGACTCCAGCCCGCCAATGTTGGATGGTCTCCAGGCCACTGTTGCGTGACGGGCGACGAACGTGACGATAAAGTTAGCCGGTATACTATGAAGATGGCACGCAGGAAGAGTTGATCCCGCTGTCAAGAGCAGTTGCAGCAACAGGTGATTAGGTGTTTAGCAGGTTACATGTGCTATCAGCATAAATCAAGCTCGAACGAGTTGAAAACGTCTAGAGACTATTGTTTCGGATTTAGGCTGGCCTAGATTTCTAACCAAGGCCTAGTTACGCTCCAAAACCTAGGCTTGGTATTGCGTTCATCATTATTAGAAGCCGGCTACGTAGTGAATATATGTCGCACTCCCATGCAATTACGCGTAACAGGTGCCGTGGTTAGtgttacagcgaaagctgtatatggctaggcgaaacgaaaaaggttcgccacatgtttcgataaacgtctccattggctgcgctatcagttacgtcgttctttACGCCGCACCTAAGCGCGCGCGcaattggcagcgccgttagtgacgtcgttagcgaacgcgttagcgatctcgagttagctcggcgtcgtggttagcagcatccgcgcgccattggcgcttgcgttccactagaaacacaaacatgtaaccaataattgagaaacgcttcaatacagcgtcgggattaatccACTGCttaacaccggggccgcacgcttTCAGTTTTGCTGGTTacccatctgtacggagtgcttgggcggggattttttttcttctagttcGCGCTTCAACTTGTGCTGATGGTACGTGGTAGTGTTCAGCCCTGTGCTGCTGTTCGAAAACTTGCGGAAAGAAAACATTTGTGCATACCAAAGTATGCAGAAGATAGAGGCATGTGAAAACTACTGTTATATATATTACTGTGGCGTTCACTGTACAAGTACTGTCAGAATTTTTCGCGTAAGCTGGTAAAGGTAGTTAGGTTTATTAAACGTGTAACTTGATCTAGAAAGGCTACGCCAAATGGAAGAGTTGACAGGATACATTTGCCGGTTACCTTCTCATTACCTTCTTCCTGATCACTATCAGAAGGACAGATGATGTTATGAACAGTGTGAGCTCTCCCAGCAACCACCAGTTACACCTACCCTGCATCAGCACACTATATTCCTTTGTCAGTTAACTTGTTACCACAAACTATAATCATACCTCAAACTAATCTTCCGCACTCGGCTGCGCAGTGCTCCAGTTCGGCGCTCCTTCTATTACTCCAACAAATCTGCGCACCAATTGCGTCACCATGACCAACTGCAAACTGCACTCCTGCATCTCAATCGGAACTAGAATGCAGCTACGCGATGGTTCTCTGGAGTATTaatgccgtgttttttttttctttcagtgttGCGCTCGTCATTTTACGTACGATAGTTTCTAGCGTGATTCTTACCTTTCAGTTGTTAAAGCCAAGCTTTTTTTGCATCTTCCCACCGATTGGCGAGTGCTGATGGCAGCTGTCTTGCCGAGTACAcaacaacttgtgtcactgggtgtTTGAAAACGGATATGTGCGCATTCCTGGCTAGTCCCGCAGTAAGggcatgtgccactgtgacactaTGAATAAGCCTTCAATGTAGTTATATACAGGGTGACCATTTTCAAGTTGTCCGTAATTTTTAAAAGTCGGCTTTCGCAGGTATCAAAATGCTGGCCCCTGAGCTGAAATATCCAGAAAGGCGTACATGacttgcacgagaaatgaaaacCCATGTTCAATTagaaaatgcactaattaactttcgaattatttactttacggaacctattgcaatttacgaattgtagacggtgaacttgcaaggcgtatccacttcgaatgaatttcCCTCATGACACCTGTTCggagatacgcgccatcaaactcgccataaaaatgcactgttggtccgCTTACTTATTTTATtgaaacgctcttttatgcattgtagcacaaaagtaactggaacacccatgcatttcgtcccacacgTTGGGAagtatcccgaaactggtgtaatcctggtGATTCAGTTCAAGTGGATACGTTTTGCAAGCTCACCTGCTAAAATTCTTAAATTGTAAaggtgccataaagtaattaagagtTAATTAGTACATGATGTTGATCAGTTGAATATTTGTTTTGATTTCTcgcgctagtaatgtccgcctcttcgaaaaaTCCTGCTCAAGGACAACAACAAGTATGCTATCTGCAataggcgatatttaaaaattacaGTAAACTCAAATAATGATCACCCCGTATGTCGTACTTCTATGTGCACACATCTCTCATTAACATTCTTTCATCGACAAACCTTTCACGTCGCCTCGGTCCTAGTGACACAGACTGTTAACATCTACAAGTCACGAGGCTGCGCTTGCGTCACCCGCTTCTGCTACTGTCTCGCTAACTCCCACAAGCTTCGAGTCATTTAGTTTCCAACAATGCGTTGGATCTGCAACTGTCCAAATTACGGTACCATAGGTTAACGCTTTTCGAAGTATGCTTCGAGCCTTCACTGATACCTTCTGATACTGATATCTTAAAGGACATCAGTAAGCTTGCGTTCATGACTCAAGAATGTCTGTGAAGTATGCTTAAACCCATTATCGAGTTAGAAATTCCAAAGTTACTGATCTTATTAAAAAATGTGTGACATTTCTGAAATGCCTGTATGTTGTCCTTGCATTAAGCGAAACGAGAATTTTTTTTCGAGGTGCTGACCATTCGACAAGGAAACCTAAAATTAGCTCAACGCAACTAGCGAGGCCGATCGCAGGGAATTCTGGTATAAAGAATTTGACCATATCAGCAGTTAATGGCACGAAAGTAGCTTACCTTTGAGTCTCTTGTTCAGAACCACTAGAGCAAGATTGCCCAAACCTTCTAATTAACATATTCGACACGATTTGTATGGCAGAACAAGAAAACGTAACATCGCTATAGCAACTGGATTGACGACATTACATTTTGTTTAAAAGGCTTTATTAAATATGAATACAGTATTTGCTGAATCATGTAAAAATATTCTTTCGAGATGAGACTTCACCCAACGAGCTTCGTAGCAACCGGGGGCGCATCAAATACCCTGGCAAAAATAATGTGCCCATTTTTTGTTGACATTACGTTTCAAAATTAGCATCGTCCCGGGTGCGCCCCTGGTTTCTACGTTACAAGGCATCCCACTTTCATGACAGCTATATACACACAGACACACTCGCCGTCCTTCCGAAGAACACAGGTTAatctggtgaaaaaaaaaagataagcagAGATTAACTGAATCTTCGTACGTGGGTGTGACGTCAGTGGGTCGCGTGATCGCCATTCACTATACGGAGCAATCGCTGGCAACCTCGCTATTAAGAAAGCAGCGCGACTGGCCATGATTACGCCCACTCTGACAGTGAAAACAGTTCGTTGCCACGGTATCAGTGACACGCCCACCCCTCTTTTGCCACGTGTTGTTGTGACAGAGACGGCGGAAATGTCTTCACAGTGGATGTCTGACGTGTTCTAAATGTGCCAGCGAGGAATACAGCGCGTCTGCTTCCGTAGTGTCCCGAGAAAAATTGAAGGTCTAGGTTGTGGAAACAACAGGTGAGACACACATCTTTTTCACTTTCTGTTAAGCGAATGagtgcaggaaaaaaaatcaaACAGCCACTTCACTATTCCTTCACTATTccatttagagaaaaaaaaaagacacgtgtGCATATACATGTCACGGGCGCTATCAAGGCGTTGAGTATTAAGAAGGTAGACAGCTACTTCTAGGTTCTACCTCCTGAATACGATCGTGAGCGGTGCGCTGCGTATCTTGTGCCTGTTCCTGTGTCGTCACCTTCAGCTGAGATGTACACCAACCATGAAGTTGTCAGGCACACTTAGTTGCAATTTCGCGGATGAAACGTATGATCTTTATGTCGACACATTAAGACGCCACATTAAGACATTCTTTGAGGCTGCGTAAAGGAATAGGGATGCCGTTGAATCGTGTCTTTATGGCGATGTACCAAGGAACATCTTGTTGCGTGAATGCAGGAGAAGGCTTTTAAGGAGCTAGGTAACGTCACCAGAAAAGATGCACTACGTTCTCTTCAAGCACAGATTAGAACGTGGTATGTATGAAGCAAACACCGTCGATCGATGCACATTGCTGAACCGTCAGGGATGAAAATATAATGCATTGCACGAACATGCCAGTGTTAGGGCAAGGGCCCCAAGGCAGAGTTATATCTGTGCGGTTGAAGTCCGAGCCATTTCTAGTTGCGATAAACGGAAGGCAGTGTTCTGACGCATGTATGGACGACGTGATTGCACTTGTGCCACACTTCATTTCTGCGGGTCGTCTGGACGGTAAGACGCAGCTAAAGACCTAAAGGCCGTTGAAATGACAGTTCCAGAACCTTTAGAAACTGGGAATATCTTGCGATAAGGTACACATTTACAATACATCGGGTGGAGGGGAATATTCCAGAGCAATATAACGCGCGTGATACCGCACATATATATGATgtttccgtttctttttttttttcaaatctgcAATTGATATGACGTGTGACCGACGCGTACACAGCCAGGGGTGATTTCGTGTTTTGTTCTTATCGACGTACAAATCTTCGGCTTCGTGATGGAAATCACAGCATCTACCGAGTTGATGGCCGTATCGCGTGCCATCGCCTTTTGCAGATGACGTGCGTCGAATGGTTTCCTGGATCTCTTTGTTCATAGCTTTTCCTTTAACACCACAGCTAGCTATGCCGAAACTTTCAATAGGCTGTCATCAATtcttccggctttttttttttgtaaaatctAGCCGCGACGTCCACCGCACAATCACCTGCTAGACTTTGGTTTCGAGCTGCCCTCGCTCCTGCGACGAGATCAGACATAATCAGGATGTCGCGACCACGCCTTTGCGAAGCAAGAGCAGAGAACAGCCGGCTAAGAAGAGGGCATTAATCCATGACGCCGAAACGGTCCTGGTGGTCCCGTTGCAGTCAGACTGGCAGTGTGTATTGTAGACGTCTCCCAGGAGATCCCTGGCCGTCTGCGTGAGAGTGTGTACCAGCACGGACACCTCTTCTTTGCAGCCGGCCTCGGCGCTCGCCTGGTGCAGGCATCGCTCCAGCTGGTCCATGGAACTGCGTTTAGACAAGTGCAAGACGCAGAGAACAAATATCGCAGTTTCTTCCGAacggcgaagcgtcgattgctatatcaaattagtagacaaccaTACGAAATAAGGATATTAGCTCTATTGGCCGTatacacttgtaaacattcgcgtaataactgaattaacaagcacggtgtcacgcgcgcacaggtaaacatgaacacatctcgctcgatgaccgcggaaactcgctgtcaaaacgctggagtgaggaagcgctgcagcagcagcgagcgaattgaccttcgtgctgtctctcgcttcaacgcgaactagacgtcgaaagcacagcgcatacgaacctACCGGTACTCCGCGTAGCGTactctgtccacatcgcagatcgctttgaagagaaggcctgcgcgggcgcgcacttcgcgcacgtcgcagatcactttcaagatacggcgtccGCGCGTCCGCGCCGTAAGTAGCAGCCTACAGATTAGAacccctctctcccccccccccccccgtcggcgtgcttccgccccgccttcctccgtcgcgcgcgcgagattgcgccgccatcgtcggctgaccctcgcaagctttcactcgcacatacaccgtagggcgcgcggcgacgatgttatcgtgcttGGATTTGATACGGaacgtgacggcgacggcagaaatgcgcttggagtgtccgtatatttgctatcgcaaaaaaagtgCTAACGAACTTGGGTTAGTATGTCGTGAACCTAGGCTAAATGAAAGTACTTTAAATACAATCAGTTAAGCGAACAATGTCTGACAACGTGAAGTAATGCATTGCTTACCGCTGGCTATTACCCATGTGCAGTGTTTACCAAAGCTCTCCGGACTGAAGCCCTTGGATCTTCTGAAAGTAGCGAAAGGCTTTGATCTCGCCGCCGTGCTTCAGCGCGCCTCCtggtactagagtgtactagattggggtaCACTCTACTGGTACGGTCCAAgagcagctagcagacgacgctcgctTGGCGCGCATCGTTCGCCCCTTTTCAAAAGGAGCGCACGTTCGCAAACGCCGTTCGCAAACCGTTCGAacctgaacctggcaacgtttaacacGTGAGCGCTCTCGAGTGAAGTTAGGTCAGCAGGTCTCTTTGAGGAACTATCAGGCATTGCCTTCAATATCATTGGCCTTAGGGAGGTTAGAACTTGTGATACATCACTGGGGGACGATGACTTATCCCAGCGATCTCCATGcagttacccctgtctagcgccaTTCTTATTCATCaccatcagccaatatttatgtccactgcattcTTATCTACCCGTAAATAGCATGCACCTAAGTCGACacgtgcacctggtggttagcgAATACGACGCAATTCACCGTGATTTTTCAGCGCACCGCAGGCAGCCATAGGCGGCGtctaatctcggaggtcatgtcGAGGAGCTGTGCGTTCCGAGTCCTACGTCACTTCCGGCGAGCGGTATTGGCGGCGCTCTTTTCGTAACGCATCCGCCTGACTTTAAAACAAACTTTTGCGTGGAGGCTGCTCTATATCTAAACTATCCGAACCTAGGCTTTTATTACGCGGCCAGAAATTTTGTTGCAGTCGGCCTTGAAGTGAAAGTAAGGAGCCCAAACGTGAACGAGAGGAGTTGCAGAGGATGCCACTAACCAGCACGCCTGGTGCAAGTCTTCCGGATTGGACCGGTTGAACGACCGCTGCGCCAGCTGGCTTTTGAAGCTGCTGCCGCACGTCTTGGTGTCCTGGATGGCCTGCTCAGTCTTGCAGCTGGACCGGGCGAAGGCtgcaaaaaagcaagaaagaaatgaTCGCAAATGCAAAGGCTCAGTGATGACTTTGGTGATAAACGTACTCAGTAGATTAACTTTCTGGCTCAAGCCATTACCGAGAGGAGTtggaataataaaaagaaaaaaaaatcggcgatgattacgatattccctaatgcgCGATTTGAGCGCACCTGTATAGATTttctcatttcgcgatatattggttggcgcagacaatctgtctcttgcggcacgttgcaaacggagcgaagtgtggcgcgaatgcgtcgctaatcgagaga comes from the Dermacentor silvarum isolate Dsil-2018 chromosome 9, BIME_Dsil_1.4, whole genome shotgun sequence genome and includes:
- the LOC119464582 gene encoding uncharacterized protein LOC119464582, with product MDLKLVWFFCSLWTFARSSCKTEQAIQDTKTCGSSFKSQLAQRSFNRSNPEDLHQACCSMDQLERCLHQASAEAGCKEEVSVLVHTLTQTARDLLGDVYNTHCQSDCNGTTRTVSASWINALFLAGCSLLLLRKGVVATS